Proteins encoded by one window of Blautia argi:
- a CDS encoding glycoside hydrolase family 36 protein, translating into MEKQIVIEENGIHIVFEIEEDRSFKLLHFSALPFQKEKITQAMKEAGFNFIEMNLYGFDRPHERHGNKYIVTSHGFRMKYVSHTDERNEKGRVLKFLTTDEETDMQVESVWQFYDGIPIVRMEHRVENRGQEMQTLDYISTFNYMGIEKEGVKRQDEKLLLKLPHNGWQREMNWKDYTLKDLGMDLVQPKEIQRSSNHFHVSNTGNWSSKEFLPMAYLENQETGSSLYWQIEQNGSWHWEIGDQNGHLYLALGGPNELYSHWFKNLKPGESFTTVPAAVGVSLGGFDSSIAELTKYRRRIRRKNQDNETCKIIFNDYMNCLFADPTTEKEIPLVDEAAKAGCEYFCIDAGWYAKGFWWDAVGEWKESRERFPNGLREVTDYIRSKGMIPGIWLEPEVMGINCELAKKLPDTWFFVRHGKRIYDRSRYQLDYRNPEVREYMTSVVDRLIQEYGIGYIKMDYNIEPGIGTEYLADSPGEGMLEHERAYLKWLDSLFEKYPELVIENCSSGGLRIDYAMLSRYSIQSTSDEEDYRYYATIAANSPSGLTPEQSAVWSYPLPDGDREATVFNMVNAMLLRIHQSGRLDKISDDEKTLVKEGLDCYKSIRGDIKNALPFWPLGLSDFDDEWVALGLRTEEKIYLSVWRRSGNTPCISIPIPNGRGKNAEVICKYPSFSESAYEWNPGAGSLSVNFERENMARFYEIKLCEEN; encoded by the coding sequence ATGGAAAAACAAATCGTAATAGAAGAAAACGGTATACATATTGTATTTGAAATCGAAGAGGACAGAAGTTTTAAATTGCTTCATTTTTCTGCACTTCCGTTTCAGAAAGAAAAAATAACCCAGGCCATGAAAGAAGCAGGATTCAATTTTATCGAAATGAATCTTTATGGGTTTGACCGCCCTCACGAAAGACATGGGAATAAGTATATTGTAACTTCTCATGGATTCCGCATGAAATATGTATCTCACACAGATGAGAGAAATGAAAAAGGACGTGTTTTAAAATTTCTTACTACAGATGAAGAAACGGACATGCAGGTGGAATCTGTCTGGCAGTTTTACGATGGTATCCCCATTGTCCGAATGGAACACAGGGTAGAAAACCGGGGGCAGGAAATGCAGACCCTGGATTACATTTCCACCTTTAATTATATGGGAATTGAAAAAGAAGGTGTGAAAAGACAGGACGAAAAACTGCTTTTGAAGCTGCCTCACAATGGCTGGCAGAGAGAAATGAACTGGAAGGACTATACTTTAAAGGATTTAGGTATGGATTTGGTTCAGCCAAAAGAGATTCAGCGATCTTCCAATCATTTCCATGTGAGCAATACGGGAAACTGGTCTTCCAAAGAATTTCTTCCCATGGCTTATCTGGAAAATCAGGAAACAGGTTCCTCTTTGTACTGGCAGATAGAACAGAATGGTTCCTGGCATTGGGAAATCGGCGACCAGAACGGACATCTGTATCTGGCGCTTGGAGGTCCAAACGAGCTGTATTCCCATTGGTTCAAAAACCTGAAACCAGGGGAAAGCTTTACAACCGTGCCGGCGGCAGTAGGAGTATCTTTAGGCGGATTTGACAGTTCTATAGCTGAACTGACAAAGTACCGCAGAAGAATCCGCAGGAAAAATCAGGATAATGAAACCTGTAAGATTATTTTTAACGACTATATGAACTGTCTGTTTGCAGACCCTACAACAGAAAAGGAAATTCCATTAGTCGATGAAGCGGCAAAGGCCGGCTGTGAATATTTCTGCATTGATGCAGGTTGGTATGCAAAAGGCTTTTGGTGGGACGCAGTTGGTGAGTGGAAGGAAAGCAGAGAGCGTTTCCCTAATGGTCTGAGAGAGGTTACGGATTATATCCGTTCCAAAGGCATGATTCCCGGTATCTGGCTGGAGCCTGAGGTTATGGGAATCAACTGCGAACTGGCAAAGAAATTGCCGGATACCTGGTTTTTTGTAAGACACGGAAAGCGCATTTATGACAGAAGCCGTTATCAGTTGGATTACAGAAATCCTGAGGTACGGGAATATATGACTTCTGTGGTAGACCGTCTGATTCAGGAATACGGAATCGGATATATCAAAATGGATTACAACATAGAACCCGGAATCGGAACAGAGTATCTTGCAGACAGCCCGGGAGAGGGCATGCTGGAGCATGAGCGGGCTTATCTGAAATGGCTGGACAGTCTGTTTGAAAAATATCCGGAACTGGTGATTGAAAATTGTTCCAGCGGAGGGCTGCGAATCGACTATGCCATGCTTTCCAGATACAGCATACAGTCTACCTCAGATGAGGAAGACTATCGGTATTATGCAACTATTGCGGCCAATTCACCCAGCGGACTGACTCCGGAACAGAGCGCTGTCTGGTCTTATCCATTGCCGGACGGGGACAGAGAAGCCACGGTGTTCAATATGGTAAACGCCATGCTTTTGAGAATCCATCAAAGCGGACGTCTGGATAAAATTTCCGATGATGAAAAAACGCTGGTTAAAGAAGGACTGGATTGCTACAAATCCATACGAGGGGATATTAAAAATGCGCTTCCCTTCTGGCCTTTGGGCTTATCTGATTTTGATGATGAGTGGGTAGCTCTGGGACTTCGGACAGAGGAAAAAATATATCTTTCTGTGTGGAGGAGAAGTGGAAACACACCATGTATTTCGATACCAATTCCCAACGGAAGGGGAAAAAATGCAGAGGTTATCTGTAAATATCCTTCTTTCAGTGAAAGTGCATATGAATGGAATCCGGGAGCAGGAAGCCTGAGCGTGAACTTTGAAAGAGAAAATATGGCAAGATTTTATGAAATAAAGTTATGTGAAGAAAATTAA
- a CDS encoding carbohydrate ABC transporter permease, giving the protein MKSVVLNLLMLVFSFSCIFPLIWMGYSSLKVKREFNRNIMSLPENPTIENFVKVLTNPDYHIGDSILNSVRTTLISVFFIVLFGFIVGYFLARIKFKGNKIIWVMLLMGMLIPVHSLLVPIYVVFNKTGLSNQWFTLIIPYVAFGLPISVFLCQGFIKEVPTALEEAAAIDGCSFSGTLFKVIMPICKPIMITVAILQTFSCWNEFSFALVLIKDTALQTVPLAMTQFTGQFSSDYPKIMAAMLITMAPIVILYFCIQ; this is encoded by the coding sequence GTGAAATCAGTAGTTCTGAACCTGCTTATGCTGGTGTTCTCTTTCTCCTGTATTTTTCCGTTAATCTGGATGGGATATTCTTCTTTAAAGGTAAAGAGAGAATTTAACAGGAATATTATGAGTCTTCCTGAAAATCCCACAATCGAAAACTTTGTAAAAGTGCTTACAAACCCGGATTATCACATTGGTGATTCTATTTTAAACAGTGTGAGAACAACTTTGATTTCCGTGTTCTTTATTGTATTATTTGGCTTTATTGTGGGATATTTCCTTGCCAGAATCAAATTCAAAGGAAATAAAATTATCTGGGTAATGCTTTTAATGGGAATGCTGATTCCGGTACATTCTCTGTTAGTACCTATTTATGTAGTGTTTAATAAGACAGGACTTTCAAATCAGTGGTTCACCCTGATTATTCCTTATGTGGCGTTTGGATTGCCGATATCGGTATTCCTGTGTCAGGGATTTATTAAAGAAGTTCCTACAGCACTTGAAGAGGCGGCAGCTATTGACGGCTGTTCTTTTTCAGGAACTCTGTTTAAGGTCATTATGCCTATCTGTAAGCCTATTATGATTACAGTTGCAATCCTTCAGACCTTTAGCTGCTGGAATGAATTTTCCTTTGCTTTGGTACTGATTAAGGATACTGCTTTGCAGACCGTACCTCTTGCCATGACACAGTTTACAGGACAGTTCTCTTCCGACTATCCGAAGATTATGGCAGCTATGCTGATTACCATGGCGCCCATTGTTATTTTATATTTTTGCATTCAGTAA
- a CDS encoding carbohydrate ABC transporter permease, producing the protein MLSKKPKTRVILGYLCIPLLLYIFAVFVPLVTSLFYSFFEWKGGPNKTFIGIENYITLLKDSTFWNAFGHNIYLVILCVIGQVGIAFVFVMIISTRFVKMKGIHRTFGFFPSTVSAVAVGFIWTMIYDNRRGILNWFLDLIGQEDKKQVWLNNPDIVMTLVAIPLIWQFIGYYMVILLSATSAIDKEILESAELDGASAVQRALYVVIPMIKNTIAVCIVLCVSGNMKAFDNIYVMTAGGPGDASMVMAMYGYSVSFKQQNMGYGSAISVGIFVLGMLVIGLMQLFQRAVNREKE; encoded by the coding sequence ATGTTATCAAAAAAACCGAAAACCCGTGTCATTTTAGGTTATTTGTGTATTCCGCTTTTATTATATATTTTTGCGGTATTTGTACCATTAGTGACTTCTTTATTTTACAGCTTTTTCGAATGGAAAGGCGGACCGAATAAAACTTTTATTGGAATTGAAAACTATATCACATTACTGAAAGATTCTACTTTCTGGAATGCGTTTGGACATAATATTTATCTGGTTATTCTCTGTGTCATCGGACAGGTGGGAATTGCTTTTGTCTTTGTTATGATTATCAGCACCAGATTTGTAAAAATGAAGGGAATCCACAGAACTTTTGGATTTTTCCCAAGTACGGTTTCCGCTGTTGCCGTAGGTTTTATCTGGACCATGATTTATGACAACAGAAGAGGTATTTTAAACTGGTTTCTGGACTTAATCGGACAGGAAGATAAGAAACAGGTGTGGCTGAACAATCCGGATATTGTTATGACGCTGGTAGCAATTCCGTTAATCTGGCAGTTTATCGGATATTATATGGTTATCCTTCTTTCCGCTACCTCAGCCATTGACAAGGAAATACTGGAATCTGCGGAATTAGACGGAGCAAGTGCAGTGCAGAGGGCGCTTTATGTGGTAATTCCCATGATTAAAAACACCATTGCCGTATGTATTGTACTCTGTGTATCCGGTAATATGAAAGCCTTTGACAATATCTATGTTATGACTGCCGGAGGTCCCGGAGATGCCTCTATGGTTATGGCAATGTATGGCTACTCAGTATCCTTTAAGCAGCAGAATATGGGATACGGAAGTGCAATTTCTGTCGGTATTTTTGTACTGGGAATGTTGGTTATCGGGCTTATGCAGCTCTTCCAGAGAGCGGTCAACAGGGAAAAGGAGTGA
- a CDS encoding ABC transporter substrate-binding protein, which produces MKKRSKVLSILLATAMAGSMLAGCGGSSDSGESTSEQSSESKEEAKEEKTTEASPNASKELAYKGELSMMHYSTSEESEGNGGSDGFRTMIAQWEEGHPDIELSQTVLANDDYKTQVATQAAADDLPDVFLLQGMNTRAWADQGLVLDMTDIIKESPYYDTYNQDFFVPYNYDGKTWGLPVLTGGTCSVVMYDKQAWKDAGYDTFPDNWEDVKEADKYFKDNGYSETIAFGNGGKWQINSCFLSVIGNRYTGKDWFQSLIDKGGAAFTDKEFVDALSFTQDIFASGIFNEDFNAIGNEDAREYYISGDAPAYICGNWDVSYIQATLQEEDPELLENTGFAVIPQPADAKGATNTQAIGLGYAVAINAKLADDPEKLAAAVDLAEYVTGPDFSQYCAENYALQGLAKVDDVDLSKFDQLTQDFYKWSYEDTEACDIYDSFINGAVWEVLNTEVQSMLNGDTTPEDVAKKTQESYEQNY; this is translated from the coding sequence ATGAAAAAGCGCAGTAAAGTACTCAGTATCTTATTAGCAACAGCGATGGCGGGAAGTATGCTGGCCGGTTGCGGGGGAAGTTCAGACTCCGGCGAAAGCACAAGCGAACAGTCTTCAGAAAGTAAGGAAGAGGCAAAAGAAGAAAAAACAACAGAAGCCAGTCCAAATGCATCAAAAGAATTGGCTTACAAAGGCGAATTAAGCATGATGCATTATTCCACTTCCGAAGAATCAGAGGGAAACGGCGGTTCTGATGGTTTTCGTACCATGATTGCCCAGTGGGAAGAGGGGCACCCGGACATTGAGTTAAGCCAGACCGTTTTAGCGAATGATGATTACAAAACACAGGTTGCTACACAGGCTGCGGCAGACGATTTGCCGGACGTATTTTTGCTTCAGGGTATGAATACAAGAGCGTGGGCAGACCAGGGTCTGGTATTGGATATGACAGATATTATTAAGGAATCTCCATATTACGACACCTACAATCAGGATTTCTTTGTTCCTTATAACTACGATGGAAAAACCTGGGGTCTTCCGGTGCTGACAGGCGGAACCTGTTCTGTTGTTATGTATGATAAACAGGCATGGAAAGACGCAGGATACGATACTTTCCCGGATAACTGGGAGGACGTAAAAGAAGCAGATAAATACTTTAAGGACAACGGATATTCCGAAACTATTGCTTTCGGAAATGGCGGTAAATGGCAGATTAACTCCTGTTTCCTCTCTGTTATCGGAAACCGTTATACAGGAAAAGACTGGTTCCAGTCCCTGATTGACAAAGGCGGAGCTGCTTTTACAGATAAAGAATTTGTAGATGCACTGAGCTTTACACAGGATATTTTTGCATCAGGAATCTTTAATGAAGATTTCAATGCAATCGGAAATGAAGACGCTCGTGAATACTATATTTCCGGTGATGCACCGGCTTATATCTGCGGTAACTGGGACGTAAGCTACATTCAGGCAACTCTGCAGGAAGAAGATCCTGAACTTTTGGAAAATACAGGATTTGCCGTAATTCCACAGCCGGCAGATGCAAAAGGGGCAACAAACACACAGGCTATTGGACTTGGCTATGCGGTAGCTATTAATGCAAAGCTGGCAGATGACCCGGAAAAACTGGCAGCAGCCGTTGACCTTGCAGAATATGTAACAGGACCGGATTTCTCACAGTACTGTGCAGAAAACTATGCGTTACAGGGTCTTGCAAAAGTCGATGATGTAGATTTAAGTAAATTTGATCAGTTGACACAGGATTTCTATAAATGGTCTTATGAAGATACAGAAGCATGCGATATTTATGACTCCTTTATTAACGGAGCCGTATGGGAAGTACTGAATACAGAAGTACAGAGTATGTTAAACGGAGATACCACACCGGAAGATGTGGCAAAGAAAACACAGGAATCCTACGAACAGAATTATTAA
- a CDS encoding LacI family DNA-binding transcriptional regulator, which translates to MGESISLKDIARMCHVSVSTVSKALNDRPDISSSKKEEICRIAKEMNYIPNYMASTLKSKHTRNIGVLLSEQTGQGLLHEHFARILNSFKVTVEERGYVMTFLNASNSPNRLSYMEQCKYMRFDGIFILCADYQLDEVREILDSDMPVVVVDNTLPKHVNIASNQYGDMRRLMQFVYDRGHRKIAYIHGQNSEVTRGRLEAYMGFMKEHKLPVRREYVYTCPYRDAERSVSLTRTLLSVPDRPSCILYPDDLAAIAGMNTIREMGIRVPEEISVVGYDGLSLASFVRPRIATIHQDTVSMGIQAGNKLINRIEFPEEKLHAETVVVDGMVEPGESVAVWKNIS; encoded by the coding sequence ATGGGAGAAAGCATTTCGCTAAAGGATATAGCCAGAATGTGTCATGTTTCTGTTTCTACAGTCAGCAAGGCTCTGAATGACAGACCGGATATCAGCAGTTCCAAGAAAGAGGAGATTTGCAGGATTGCAAAGGAAATGAATTATATTCCCAATTACATGGCGTCTACTTTAAAAAGCAAGCATACAAGAAACATTGGAGTGTTGCTCTCTGAACAGACGGGACAGGGACTTTTACATGAGCATTTTGCCAGAATTTTAAACAGCTTTAAAGTCACTGTGGAAGAGCGGGGATATGTTATGACATTTTTAAATGCCAGCAATTCGCCCAATCGTCTTTCTTATATGGAACAGTGCAAATACATGCGGTTTGATGGGATTTTCATTCTTTGTGCAGATTATCAGCTAGACGAAGTCAGAGAAATCCTGGATTCCGATATGCCGGTGGTAGTGGTGGATAACACCTTACCAAAACATGTCAACATTGCTTCAAATCAGTACGGAGATATGCGAAGGCTGATGCAGTTTGTGTATGACAGAGGACATCGAAAGATTGCTTATATTCACGGACAGAACAGTGAGGTTACCCGGGGACGTCTGGAGGCATACATGGGATTTATGAAAGAACATAAGCTTCCGGTACGCAGAGAGTATGTTTATACCTGTCCTTACAGAGATGCCGAGCGTTCCGTTTCGCTTACAAGAACTCTGTTGTCTGTACCGGACAGACCAAGCTGCATTCTTTATCCAGATGACCTGGCAGCCATTGCCGGAATGAATACCATACGGGAAATGGGAATCCGGGTACCGGAGGAAATATCGGTGGTGGGATATGACGGGCTTAGCCTGGCGTCCTTTGTAAGACCCAGAATCGCAACCATTCATCAGGATACCGTATCCATGGGGATTCAGGCAGGAAATAAATTAATTAATCGGATTGAATTTCCGGAAGAAAAGTTACATGCAGAAACCGTTGTGGTAGACGGTATGGTAGAACCGGGTGAATCCGTTGCAGTATGGAAAAACATTAGTTAA
- a CDS encoding GH36-type glycosyl hydrolase domain-containing protein: MKYGFFDDLSREYVIQQPDTPLPWINYLGSDNFFSLISNTCGGYCFYKDAKLLRMTRYRYNNVPYDTNGHYFYIKDRDTIWNPGWQPSKTPLDSYECRHGMGYSIFKSSKNQITANLLTFVPLKDSCEIQKITLTNDSEKERNISLFSYAEWCLWNADDDSRNFQRNLSTGEVEVKDSVLYHKTEYRERRNHYAFYGVNAPVNHFETSRDAFLGVYGSAEKPTAIIDGKLTDSIASGWYPIASHQINLCLKPGESKTFVFVLGYAENPEEEKWEAENIINKKPAETILKKYSSEASVDQAFSALKDYWTDLLSRFQVTTENEKVNRMVHIWNQYQCMVTFNMSRSASYYESGIGRGMGFRDSCQDLLGFVHLIPERARTRIIDIASTQFADGSAYHQYQPLTKKGNSDIGSGFNDDPLWLIAAVSAYIRETGDTSILKEPVPFDNEEETAVPLMEHLKRSFDFIVSHKGPHGLPLIGRADWNDCLNLNCYSRHPGESFQTFGPSEGPVAESVFIAGMFVKYGREYADLCHLVGNPAESEHAHKEVAKVYDSILQHGWDGKWFLRAYDANGEKVGSADCQEGKIFIEPQGFLPLSGVGIKEGLAEQALKSTEEWLDTQYGITILQPPYTHYHLNLGEISSYPPGYKENAGIFCHNNPWVSISEAVLGHGNRAFDVYRKICPAFLEDISEIHRTEPYVYSQMIAGKDAPRFGEAKNSWLTGTAAWTFVNVSQYILGIQPTLEGLCIDPCVPEDFGDFTVTRMYRGVCYHISVRNPHHVQRGISTLLVDGVAVQGNIIPFDSGKTDVYVEAAMG, from the coding sequence ATGAAATACGGTTTTTTTGATGATTTATCCAGAGAATATGTAATCCAACAGCCGGATACCCCTCTTCCCTGGATTAATTATCTCGGTTCTGACAATTTTTTCTCTTTAATTTCCAATACCTGCGGCGGATATTGCTTCTATAAAGATGCCAAACTGCTTCGCATGACCCGGTATCGCTACAACAATGTCCCTTACGATACCAACGGACATTATTTTTATATCAAAGACAGGGACACCATATGGAATCCCGGCTGGCAGCCTTCCAAAACACCTCTGGATTCTTATGAATGTCGTCATGGCATGGGCTACAGCATTTTTAAAAGCAGCAAAAACCAAATCACAGCCAATCTTTTAACTTTTGTTCCTTTAAAAGATTCCTGTGAAATCCAGAAAATTACCTTAACCAATGATTCTGAGAAGGAAAGGAATATCAGCCTCTTCTCCTATGCGGAATGGTGTTTGTGGAATGCAGACGATGATTCCAGAAACTTTCAGAGAAATTTAAGCACCGGTGAAGTAGAAGTAAAAGATTCTGTTCTCTACCACAAAACAGAATACAGAGAACGAAGAAATCACTATGCTTTTTACGGTGTAAATGCGCCTGTGAATCATTTTGAAACCAGCAGAGATGCTTTTCTGGGAGTTTACGGAAGCGCAGAAAAACCGACCGCAATTATAGACGGAAAACTGACGGATTCTATTGCCAGCGGCTGGTATCCCATTGCTTCTCATCAGATAAATCTCTGCCTGAAGCCGGGAGAGAGCAAAACTTTTGTTTTTGTTTTGGGATACGCAGAAAATCCGGAAGAGGAAAAATGGGAAGCAGAGAATATCATAAACAAAAAACCGGCAGAAACTATTCTGAAAAAATATAGCTCTGAAGCGTCTGTAGACCAGGCTTTTTCTGCACTGAAAGATTACTGGACAGACCTTTTGTCCCGTTTCCAGGTCACAACAGAAAACGAAAAAGTAAATCGCATGGTACATATCTGGAATCAGTACCAGTGCATGGTAACCTTTAACATGTCACGCTCTGCTTCTTATTATGAATCCGGCATTGGCCGCGGTATGGGATTCCGGGATTCCTGTCAGGATCTTCTGGGATTTGTCCATCTGATTCCGGAACGGGCCCGCACCAGAATTATTGATATTGCCTCCACACAGTTTGCAGACGGAAGCGCTTATCATCAGTACCAACCCTTAACGAAAAAAGGAAATTCTGACATCGGAAGCGGATTTAATGACGACCCACTCTGGCTCATTGCGGCAGTTTCTGCTTATATCCGGGAAACAGGGGATACCTCTATCCTGAAAGAGCCGGTACCTTTTGACAATGAAGAGGAAACGGCCGTGCCTCTCATGGAACACCTGAAACGCTCCTTTGATTTTATCGTATCCCACAAAGGGCCTCATGGACTTCCTCTTATCGGTCGCGCAGACTGGAATGACTGTCTGAATCTGAACTGCTATTCCAGACACCCGGGAGAGTCCTTCCAGACCTTTGGTCCAAGCGAAGGTCCTGTGGCAGAATCTGTTTTTATTGCAGGTATGTTTGTCAAATATGGACGGGAATATGCCGACCTGTGTCATTTGGTTGGAAATCCGGCAGAAAGTGAGCATGCTCATAAAGAAGTTGCGAAAGTTTACGATTCTATCTTACAGCACGGCTGGGACGGAAAATGGTTCCTGCGGGCCTATGATGCCAATGGAGAGAAGGTTGGTTCTGCTGACTGTCAGGAAGGAAAAATCTTTATTGAGCCACAAGGCTTCCTCCCTCTTTCCGGTGTAGGCATTAAAGAAGGCCTTGCCGAGCAAGCTCTGAAATCCACAGAAGAATGGCTGGATACACAGTACGGTATTACCATTCTGCAGCCGCCTTACACTCATTATCATCTGAATCTGGGTGAGATTTCTTCTTATCCGCCGGGATATAAGGAAAATGCAGGTATTTTCTGCCACAACAATCCCTGGGTTTCTATCTCTGAGGCTGTCCTCGGTCACGGAAACCGTGCCTTTGACGTATACCGAAAAATCTGCCCTGCCTTCCTGGAAGATATCAGTGAAATCCATCGGACAGAACCCTATGTATACTCCCAGATGATTGCCGGAAAAGACGCTCCCCGTTTCGGAGAAGCCAAAAACAGCTGGCTTACCGGAACAGCTGCCTGGACCTTTGTCAATGTTTCCCAGTATATCCTCGGTATCCAGCCCACACTGGAAGGTCTGTGTATTGACCCCTGTGTACCCGAAGATTTCGGCGACTTTACTGTAACCCGCATGTACAGAGGTGTTTGCTACCATATTTCCGTCCGCAATCCCCACCATGTGCAAAGGGGTATCTCCACGCTCCTGGTAGACGGCGTTGCTGTACAGGGAAATATCATACCTTTTGATTCCGGCAAGACCGACGTCTATGTGGAAGCTGCTATGGGTTAA